In Desulfuromonas acetexigens, the genomic stretch GAAGGCACCCACTCCAGGTGCAATTCTCCGGAAAGGGCGGCCGAGGTGAAAGAGCCGAGGACGATGCCCAAAACCAGCATCCATTCCCAGTCGATTTCCGGAACGAACTGACGATAGTACGGCATCTCCCGCACCTCGCGGCCCCGGTACATCTCTTCAAGCATGCCGCTGGTGCGGGCGAAGGCGGTGGAGCAGCCGATCGGCTTGTCGGAGAGGATGAAGGCCGCGCAGGAAACGAGGCCGATGCCGAGGCCGACCACATAGGGGGACCATTCCGTCATGGATAAAAGTTCGAGCATGGCATCCCCCTATTTGCCGAGAAAGCGCGGCCCATGCGGGACGACGCAGAGCGGACATTCCGGAGCGAAACCGGCGGCGTTGAAACCGGTCATGCCCCCCGCCACGTTCCAGACCCGGTTGAACCCCTGGCGTTTGAGCAGGCTGGCGGCGAGGCTGGAGCGGTGGCCGGTGCTGCACACCACGGCAATGTCACGGTTCGGGTCGAGCTCCTGGTGCCGGGTACGCAACTCCGGCGCCGGGATGTGCAGCGCTCCCTCGACGTGGACCGCGCCGAATTCCCCCGCCGAACGGACATCCACCAGAATCAGTCCGTCGCCGGAAGTGATGCGCTGGTTCAGTTCCGGCGCCGAAAGCAGGGGCACATGGTCTGAGGCGAAGCCGGCCTTGGCCCATTCGAACATGCCGCCTTCGAGATAGCCGACGACCTGGTCGACACCGACCCGGCGCAGCAACACCGCCGCCTCGGCGGCTTCGGCTCCGTCGTTCGTAATCAGCAGAATCTTTCTGTCGGGGGGGAGCACCCAACCGGCGAAGGTCGAGAAGTTTCCGCCCATGTCGATGTGGTAGGCGCCTGGCACATGCTGGCCACTGAAGGCGGTATAGCCACGGATATCGAGCGCCAGCATATTCGCCTCATCCATCTTCTCGCGGAAGCGTTTGGGGGGGAGCGGCTCGGGGGTGGGCAGGGTGCGGACCAGGGCCGGGCCCTGACGGTTGATGTCGCTGCAGCGGGAAAAATGGTCGGGCGCTTCGGGCATGTCGGTGGTCAGTGAAGCGATAAATTTCTCGCGGTCGGCGATTGTCAGAGCGTTGTTGTAGAGCTTTTCGTAGCCGACGGTGCTGGTGCGTTTGGCGCCCATCGCCCGGCCGCAGAGAGAACCGGCGCCGTGGGCGGGATAGACCTCACAGAAGGGGGGCAGGGCCAGCAGCTTCTCGTGCAGGGAGCCGTAGAGTTTTCCCGCCAGCTCCAGGGCGATGCCGGGGAAGAGGTCGGGGCGGCCGACGTCGCCGACGAAGAGGGTGTCGCCGCAGAAGATCGAGACGGCTTCCGCTCCCCGGGCGCGGTCGCGCACCACGTAGGTGATGTGTTCGGGTGTGTGCCCTGGGGTTTCCAGCACGCTGATTTCCAGATCCTCGATGCGGAAGCTGTCCCCTTCGGCCACCGCCTGGTGGGGGAAGGCGCAGTTGGCCGATTTGGGCATGACGATCACGGCGCCCGTCGCCTCGGCCAGATCGAGATGCCCCGAGACGAAGTCGGCGTGCAGGTGGGTTTGCAGGATGTGGGTGATTTTCATGCCCATGGAAGCGGCCGCCTCCAGGTAGATGCCGACGTCGCGGCGGGGATCGATGATGGCGCAGGTCGCGGCACCGCCGAGCAGATAGGAACTGTGGGCCAGTCCGGGAACGAAGAATTGCTGGACGAACACGATGAATCCTCCTTGTTCAGTTAGGGATGAAAATTCTCGAGGCGCCTGTAAGTATGCCATTAAATGCCCTTTTGGCAACGTCGTGGGGGAAAGGGCGGAGCCGGTTGGCGGATAAATCCTTGTCGGGCCAGACGATCCGGGGCAGGATGGGCACAATACCCGCAACTCGTCCGTGGGAACGGATGAAGTCGGGGACGGAATCAGACAAAACGAGGTGATTGTATGTCAGGGGAAGGGCCGGATGAAGGGCAGGAGGCGGGGATCGAGATTCCCTTTGCGCGGATCGATCCCGAGACACTGCAGAGGATGATCGAGGAGTTCGTCACCCGCGACGGTGCGGATTGGGCCGAATCGGGCTGCGCCCTGGAGGACAAGGTGCGGCAGGTGCTGCGGCAGGTGCTGCGGCAGCTGCGCGACGGGCAGGTGAGGGTCGTGTATGACCAGAAGACCCAGACGGCGAACCTTGTCCCCTGTCGTTGAATGGCGAGGAAGTGATGAACGAAAAAACCTATTGGTTCGATGCGCAGGTCGCCCGCCGGGCGCTCGACGCCCTGGCGCGGGGCGCGGCCTCCGTCGATATTTCGGTCGATCTGAACCGCAGCAGCGCGACCTTCGCCCTGGCCGGCGATGCCTTGCTGTTGGATGCGGACCAGCGATTGACCGACGATGAGTTGCGCTTGATCGCGCGCAAGGAAAAGCGGATTTTCGTTCTGGAAGCGGGAGAATTGGAGGTTCTCGAAGTGCGGGATGGGGGCTATTACAAGCTCGTTCCGACGGAGCAGGCGCCGCTGCTCGAAATCAGCGGCGTGAAGATGCACATCGCCAAGGGGACCAGCCCCTTCGAAAGCGCCGGGAAGATGGCGGCGCAGGTGGTCAAGCCCGGCGATCGGGTGCTGGATACCTGCTCCGGGCTCGGGTACGCGGCCTCGGCGGCCCTGCGGCTCGGAGCGCGGGAGGTCGTTTCAGTCGAACTGAGCGCCACGGTCATCGAACTGCGCCGGAGAAATCCCTGGTCCCAGG encodes the following:
- a CDS encoding YeeE/YedE thiosulfate transporter family protein, translating into MLELLSMTEWSPYVVGLGIGLVSCAAFILSDKPIGCSTAFARTSGMLEEMYRGREVREMPYYRQFVPEIDWEWMLVLGIVLGSFTSAALSGELHLEWVPSRWAAEFGGNPVIRLFTALIGGIFLGFGARWAGGCTSGHGISGTLQLAVSGWLAVCAFFAGGAAVAFLLYGG
- a CDS encoding YheU family protein encodes the protein MSGEGPDEGQEAGIEIPFARIDPETLQRMIEEFVTRDGADWAESGCALEDKVRQVLRQVLRQLRDGQVRVVYDQKTQTANLVPCR
- a CDS encoding class I SAM-dependent methyltransferase; the encoded protein is MNEKTYWFDAQVARRALDALARGAASVDISVDLNRSSATFALAGDALLLDADQRLTDDELRLIARKEKRIFVLEAGELEVLEVRDGGYYKLVPTEQAPLLEISGVKMHIAKGTSPFESAGKMAAQVVKPGDRVLDTCSGLGYAASAALRLGAREVVSVELSATVIELRRRNPWSQGIYHPSVTLVQADIGDYIGGLEAESFDAIIHDPPRFSLAGELYGERFYRELYRVLKRRGALFHYTGNPYKVKRGDGFMEQAGKRLGAVGFGKVVKVAELMGLRAVK
- a CDS encoding MBL fold metallo-hydrolase; this encodes MFVQQFFVPGLAHSSYLLGGAATCAIIDPRRDVGIYLEAAASMGMKITHILQTHLHADFVSGHLDLAEATGAVIVMPKSANCAFPHQAVAEGDSFRIEDLEISVLETPGHTPEHITYVVRDRARGAEAVSIFCGDTLFVGDVGRPDLFPGIALELAGKLYGSLHEKLLALPPFCEVYPAHGAGSLCGRAMGAKRTSTVGYEKLYNNALTIADREKFIASLTTDMPEAPDHFSRCSDINRQGPALVRTLPTPEPLPPKRFREKMDEANMLALDIRGYTAFSGQHVPGAYHIDMGGNFSTFAGWVLPPDRKILLITNDGAEAAEAAVLLRRVGVDQVVGYLEGGMFEWAKAGFASDHVPLLSAPELNQRITSGDGLILVDVRSAGEFGAVHVEGALHIPAPELRTRHQELDPNRDIAVVCSTGHRSSLAASLLKRQGFNRVWNVAGGMTGFNAAGFAPECPLCVVPHGPRFLGK